A single genomic interval of Lathyrus oleraceus cultivar Zhongwan6 chromosome 7, CAAS_Psat_ZW6_1.0, whole genome shotgun sequence harbors:
- the LOC127101127 gene encoding calcium-dependent mitochondrial ATP-magnesium/phosphate carrier protein 3: MSGAIDMDHVAFSKPKSSPATSQATDRGRGKKTASISMDHVLLALRETKEERDLRIRSLFNFFDATDEGYLDYPHIEAGLSALQIPPEYKYAKELFKVCDADRDGRIDYQDFRRYMDDKELELYRIFQAIDVEHNGCILPEELWDALVKAGIEIDEVELARFVEHVDKDNNGIITFEEWRDFLLLYPHEATLENIYQHWERVCLVDIGEQAVIPEGISKHVHRSRYFIAGGIAGAASRTATAPLDRLKVVLQIQTGNASIMPAVMKIWQRDGLLGFFRGNGLNVVKVAPESAIKFYAYEMLKNVIGDSQGNKSDIGTAGRLFAGGMAGAIAQIAIYPLDLIKTRLQTCASEGGKGPRLGTLTKDIWVQEGPRAFYRGLVPSLLGIIPYAGIDLTAYDTLKDLSKKYIIYDREPGALVQLGCGTVSGALGATCVYPLQVIRTRLQAQPTNTSGAYNGMSDVFWKTLKDEGYRGFYKGLIPNLLKVVPAASITYMVYENMKKSLDLE, encoded by the exons ATGTCTGGAGCCATAGACATGGATCACGTCGCTTTTTCCAAACCTAAATCATCTCCGGCCACTTCTCAGGCCACCGATCGCGGCCGCGGTAAGAAAACGGCTTCAATTTCAATGGATCATGTTCTTTTGGCTTTGCGTGAGACTAAAGAAGAAAGGGATCTTCGTATTCGGAGTTTGTTCAATTTCTTTGATGCTACCGATGAAGGTTACTTGGATTATCCTCATATTGAAGCGGGGTTGTCTGCACTTCAGATACCGCCGGAGTATAAATATGCTAAGGAGCTTTTCAAGGTTTGTGATGCTGATAGAGATGGGAGAATTGATTATCAAGATTTTAGACGTTATATGGATGATAAAGAACTTGAACTTTATAGGATTTTTCAAGCTATTGATGTTGAACATAATGGGTGTATTCTACCTGAAGAACTTTGGGATGCACTTGTCAAGGCTG GGATTGAAATTGATGAGGTGGAACTTGCACGCTTTGTTGAGCATGTTGATAAGGATAATAACGGAATTATCACTTTTGAAGAATGGAGAGATTTTCTTCTACTTTATCCTCATGAGGCAACCCTTGAAAATATATATCAGCATTGGGAGAGGGTGTGTCTTGTAGACATTGGAGAACAAGCTGTCATTCCTGAAGGCATCAGCAAACATGTGCACAGGAGCCGATATTTTATCGCCGGGGGAATAGCAGGAGCTGCTTCTCGCACAGCAACTGCCCCTCTTGATCGTCTAAAGGTGGTATTACAAATTCAGACTGGAAATGCTTCAATTATGCCAGCAGTAATGAAGATATGGCAACGTGACGGTTTATTAGGGTTTTTCCGAGGTAATGGTTTGAATGTTGTGAAGGTTGCACCAGAGAGTGCCATCAAGTTTTACGCCTACGAAATGCTGAAAAATGTAATTGGAGATAGTCAAGGGAACAAGTCAGATATTGGGACCGCCGGAAGACTTTTTGCAGGTGGCATGGCTGGTGCCATTGCGCAGATTGCTATATATCCTCTGGATCTAATCAAAACTAGGTTACAAACTTGTGCCTCTGAAGGTGGAAAGGGTCCTAGGCTTGGAACACTTACCAAAGATATATGGGTCCAAGAGGGACCCCGCGCTTTCTATAGAGGGCTTGTTCCGTCTCTTCTTGGTATAATTCCTTATGCAGGCATTGATCTCACTGCCTATGACACCTTGAAAGATTTATCCAAGAAATATATTATTTATGACAGAG AACCTGGTGCTCTAGTACAACTCGGCTGTGGAACGGTTTCGGGAGCTCTTGGAGCTACTTGTGTCTACCCACTGCAGGTTATTCGCACAAG GTTGCAGGCACAGCCTACAAACACTTCTGGTGCTTACAATGGAATGTCTGATGTTTTTTGGAAAACCCTTAAGGACGAAGGCTATCGAGGGTTCTACAAGGGACTCATTCCAAATCTCCTCAAAGTTGTGCCGGCTGCAAGCATTACTTATATGGTTTATGAAAATATGAAGAAGAGTTTAGATCTTGAATAG
- the LOC127106486 gene encoding pentatricopeptide repeat-containing protein At5g61800 produces the protein MRILNLIKQCKSIKHLHQIHAHTITTGLLPHHKSTILNNIIFTFTSLIPSNKNNKTCSKSTLTTYALSVFNSIPNPTTFTYNTLIRIHTLLSSPLSALQIFLSLRRLSLPLDFHTFPLILKASSQLISLSLAQSLHSHLFKFGFLDDSFVLNSLIHVYSVNNRVNDAHEVFCQSSYRDIISYNAMIDGFVKSFQLDSARELFDEMPERDNVSWSTMIAGYSHAKLCHEAIELFNEMISLDIVLDNIALVSILSACAQLGELERGRFVHDYIRSNGIRVDSFLTTGLVDLYAKCGCVEIASDIFESCKDKDVFTWNAMLVGLAIHGKGLVLLKYFSRMVAEGVQPDGITFLGVLIGCSHAGLVYEAQKIFNEMESVYRVARESKHYGCMADMLARAGLIEESVEMIRGIPGGGDVSAWGGLLGGCRIHGNVEIAKQAAQQVMEIKPEDGGVYSVMANVYANTEQWDDLVKIRRSLGANRRAKKITGSSLIRLNGH, from the coding sequence ATGAGaatcttgaatttgattaaaCAATGCAAATCCATCAAACATCTTCACCAAATCCACGCTCACACAATCACCACAGGTCTATTACCTCACCACAAATCCACAATCTTAAACAACATCATTTTCACTTTCACTTCCTTAATCCCCtcaaacaaaaacaacaaaacatGTTCCAAATCAACTCTAACAACCTATGCACTTTCCGTCTTCAACTCAATTCCAAACCCAACAACTTTCACCTACAACACCCTCATCAGAATCCACACTCTCCTCTCTTCCCCCCTCTCCGCCCTCCAAATCTTTCTCTCTCTCCGCCGTCTCTCTCTCCCACTTGACTTCCATACTTTCCCTTTAATCCTCAAAGCTTCATCTCAACTCATTTCCCTCTCTCTCGCTCAGTCTCTTCACTCCCATCTCTTCAAATTCGGTTTCCTCGATGATTCCTTCGTTCTGAACTCGCTTATTCATGTATACTCTGTTAATAACCGTGTAAATGATGCTCACGAAGTGTTCTGTCAAAGTTCTTATAGAGATATTATATCTTACAATGCTATGATTGATGGGTTTGTTAAAAGTTTCCAGCTTGATTCTGCACGTGAACTGTTCGACGAAATGCCCGAAAGGGATAATGTTTCTTGGAGTACAATGATAGCGGGTTATAGCCATGCTAAATTGTGTCACGAAGCTATTGAACTTTTTAATGAGATGATTAGTTTGGATATTGTTCTGGATAATATAGCTTTGGTGTCGATTCTATCTGCTTGTGCTCAATTAGGGGAGTTAGAACGTGGTAGGTTTGTTCATGATTACATTAGGAGTAATGGGATTCGAGTTGATTCGTTTTTGACGACCGGGTTGGTGGACTTGTATGCAAAATGTGGATGTGTTGAGATTGCAAGTGATATATTTGAGTCATGCAAAGATAAAGATGTGTTTACATGGAATGCTATGCTTGTTGGTCTTGCTATCCACGGGAAAGGTTTAGTTTTGTTGAAATATTTTTCTAGAATGGTTGCGGAAGGGGTTCAGCCTGATGGAATTACTTTCTTGGGCGTGTTGATAGGTTGTAGTCATGCTGGGTTGGTTTATGAAGCTCAAAAGATTTTCAATGAGATGGAAAGTGTGTATAGGGTTGCTAGAGAGTCTAAGCATTATGGGTGTATGGCTGATATGTTGGCAAGGGCTGGGTTGATTGAAGAATCAGTGGAAATGATAAGAGGGATACCAGGTGGGGGTGATGTGTCTGCATGGGGTGGGTTGTTAGGTGGATGTAGGATACATGGGAATGTTGAGATTGCAAAGCAAGCAGCTCAGCAAGTAATGGAGATAAAGCCTGAAGATGGCGGGGTTTATTCTGTCATGGCTAATGTTTATGCTAACACAGAACAATGGGATGATTTAGTTAAGATTAGGAGATCCTTGGGAGCTAATAGAAGAGCTAAGAAAATTACTGGCTCTAGTTTGATTAGACTCAATGGGCATTAG